One Vibrio tapetis subsp. tapetis DNA segment encodes these proteins:
- a CDS encoding chemotaxis protein CheW: MAAQEYLSFILDSEEYAVPILDVREVRGWSNIRTVPNSPDFLHGVLEIRGEYVAIVDLRKRFGLEPAVINATTVVIVLNDGHAQPLGIIVDAVSEVYALNEEDIKPAPKMSLTFKEAFIVGIASANQTHVILINLEALFDVTELNQLTEEKALI, encoded by the coding sequence ATGGCAGCGCAAGAGTATTTAAGTTTTATATTGGACAGCGAAGAATACGCAGTACCGATATTAGATGTCAGAGAGGTGAGAGGGTGGAGCAATATTCGTACTGTTCCTAATTCTCCGGATTTTCTACATGGTGTGTTAGAGATCCGCGGCGAATACGTGGCCATTGTTGATCTAAGAAAACGGTTCGGACTCGAGCCCGCCGTTATTAACGCAACAACGGTGGTGATAGTGCTTAATGATGGTCATGCACAGCCACTAGGAATCATTGTCGACGCGGTTTCTGAAGTGTATGCCCTTAATGAAGAGGACATAAAACCCGCACCGAAAATGTCACTAACATTCAAAGAAGCATTCATTGTTGGCATTGCTTCTGCAAACCAGACACATGTCATTCTAATAAACTTAGAGGCTCTATTCGACGTTACTGAGCTTAACCAACTAACAGAAGAAAAAGCGCTCATTTAA
- a CDS encoding chemotaxis protein CheW, which translates to MELTMNQDNHSFIDNEISENADFLSFSLANELYGVYIHDVEEIRVWETPTPIPRAPQFVKGVINLRGMIVPVIDLRSRFNVGECTYLATTVVLVLRIVINDNERLMGLVVDAVADVVSQGDNELTVPLGESQVTPFILGLLNVEEQVMSLLDTEALLDMDTILKAR; encoded by the coding sequence ATGGAATTGACAATGAATCAAGATAACCACAGCTTTATCGATAATGAGATCAGTGAAAACGCAGACTTCTTAAGTTTCAGTTTGGCCAATGAGCTTTATGGGGTCTATATCCACGATGTTGAAGAAATTCGAGTGTGGGAAACACCCACTCCTATCCCTAGAGCACCACAGTTTGTTAAAGGGGTAATTAACCTCAGAGGCATGATTGTTCCGGTGATTGATCTGCGTTCGCGCTTTAACGTTGGGGAGTGCACTTACCTTGCCACTACGGTAGTGCTGGTATTAAGGATTGTCATTAATGACAACGAACGGCTGATGGGGCTTGTTGTTGATGCGGTAGCCGATGTGGTGAGCCAAGGGGATAACGAGCTTACCGTTCCTCTTGGGGAATCCCAAGTAACCCCATTCATTCTTGGTTTACTCAATGTTGAAGAACAAGTGATGTCTCTTCTCGACACAGAAGCATTGTTGGATATGGACACGATTTTAAAGGCTAGGTGA
- a CDS encoding chemotaxis protein CheA, whose protein sequence is MALDMDQLRKMFYEECRENLEVLETILLGLDPNDVEQETINTIFRAAHSIKGGAATFNLFDISEFTHSVEAYLDEVRNHNMELSAHSVDVLLKSGDCITEMLEGHENGQPVESELKQSVTDSLGCLLNGENKSASKPSLATQASLTTPSEQQTNPNESHDPNNESANSNWLVEFAPHRDLFFSGNDPLRIIAEIRELDQQASIVCKSAKLPDLAELEAELCYLSWSMEISGDVEQEALIEVFEWVEDQCELSITKAEITESEPLPANSSSQASNPSSAQSNTSEPRDSESNNTELSHSQGENTQLNSTAEPENKSNKKVPAKTNKAEGAVSSIRVDIDKVDSLINLVGELVITQSMLTEIGNDFTEDKLEKLKTGLDQLLQNSKDLQENVLNIRMLPMSFAFSRFPRLVRDLTGRLGKLVDLQIKGESTELDKTVLERIVDPLVHLVRNGIDHGIEMPDVRSAQGKPDMGVIELNAFHQGGSIIIEVKDDGGGIDCDRLWQKALDKGVLPSDSKREEMSDQQVVNLIFAPGFSTADEVSDISGRGVGMDVVKRNIEELGGNIEVESKLGSGSSFTISLPLTLAILDGQLVKVSGQVYIIPLLTIVESIQIESDCIKHASGGVELYRLRDENIPLLRLHEEFEMGESGDLEGHIMCLVEGAGNRVGLLIDDLLDQQQVVIKSLESNYSKVPGISGATILGDGSVSLILDIQGLITSFLRRHVDSNGGLAA, encoded by the coding sequence ATGGCTTTGGACATGGACCAACTACGAAAAATGTTTTACGAAGAGTGCCGCGAAAACCTCGAGGTACTTGAAACCATTTTATTGGGGCTAGACCCAAATGATGTTGAACAGGAAACCATAAATACGATTTTTCGCGCTGCTCATTCCATTAAAGGTGGGGCGGCGACGTTTAACTTGTTCGACATCAGCGAATTCACTCATTCTGTTGAAGCGTATTTAGATGAAGTACGAAATCACAATATGGAGTTAAGTGCCCATAGTGTCGATGTACTGCTTAAATCTGGAGACTGTATTACCGAGATGCTTGAAGGCCATGAAAATGGCCAGCCGGTTGAAAGTGAGCTCAAGCAAAGCGTCACCGATTCCCTTGGCTGCCTTCTCAACGGCGAAAACAAAAGTGCATCTAAGCCATCGCTAGCGACTCAAGCATCGTTAACTACGCCTAGCGAACAACAAACCAATCCCAATGAAAGTCATGATCCCAACAATGAATCCGCAAACTCCAATTGGCTAGTTGAGTTTGCTCCTCATCGTGATTTATTTTTCAGTGGTAATGATCCGCTAAGAATCATTGCGGAAATTAGAGAGTTGGATCAGCAAGCGAGCATTGTTTGCAAAAGTGCCAAATTACCCGATCTGGCCGAGCTTGAAGCGGAACTGTGTTATTTAAGCTGGAGCATGGAGATTTCTGGCGATGTAGAACAAGAAGCATTGATAGAAGTGTTTGAATGGGTTGAAGACCAATGTGAGTTGAGTATTACCAAAGCCGAAATTACGGAGTCAGAACCTTTACCTGCTAATTCATCATCGCAAGCGTCAAATCCTTCAAGCGCTCAGAGCAATACCTCAGAGCCCAGAGACTCGGAATCAAACAACACGGAACTAAGTCACTCTCAGGGAGAAAATACTCAACTCAATAGCACCGCAGAACCAGAAAACAAATCAAATAAGAAAGTGCCTGCGAAAACCAATAAAGCAGAAGGTGCGGTAAGTTCTATTCGAGTAGATATAGACAAAGTCGATAGCCTAATTAACTTGGTCGGCGAGTTGGTGATCACCCAGTCTATGCTTACCGAAATCGGTAATGACTTTACGGAAGATAAGTTAGAAAAGCTCAAGACAGGGTTAGATCAGCTGCTTCAAAACAGTAAAGACTTACAAGAAAACGTGCTCAACATTCGAATGCTCCCGATGAGTTTTGCGTTTAGTCGTTTTCCTCGGCTCGTTCGCGATCTCACGGGAAGGCTGGGCAAGTTAGTGGATTTGCAAATTAAGGGCGAAAGCACAGAGCTGGATAAAACCGTGCTAGAACGTATCGTGGATCCCCTAGTGCACTTAGTACGTAACGGCATTGATCATGGGATAGAGATGCCGGATGTCCGCAGTGCTCAAGGCAAGCCCGATATGGGGGTCATTGAGCTGAATGCGTTTCATCAAGGTGGGTCAATCATCATTGAAGTGAAAGACGACGGCGGTGGTATTGATTGCGACAGACTATGGCAAAAAGCCTTGGATAAAGGTGTGTTACCCAGCGATTCCAAGCGTGAAGAAATGAGCGACCAACAAGTCGTTAATCTAATATTTGCCCCTGGTTTTTCTACCGCGGATGAAGTCTCAGATATTTCTGGGCGTGGCGTCGGCATGGACGTAGTAAAACGTAACATTGAAGAGCTGGGTGGCAACATTGAAGTGGAATCTAAATTGGGATCGGGCAGTTCATTTACCATCAGCTTGCCGCTCACTCTCGCTATTCTCGATGGCCAGCTCGTTAAAGTTTCTGGGCAAGTTTATATCATTCCGCTATTGACGATTGTTGAGTCTATTCAAATTGAATCAGATTGCATCAAGCATGCCTCTGGTGGCGTTGAACTCTACCGGCTGAGAGATGAAAACATCCCATTGCTGCGGTTGCATGAAGAGTTCGAAATGGGAGAAAGCGGTGATCTTGAAGGACACATTATGTGTTTGGTGGAAGGCGCAGGGAATAGAGTGGGCCTCTTAATCGACGATTTACTGGATCAGCAGCAAGTGGTAATCAAAAGCCTGGAGTCAAATTATAGCAAAGTACCGGGTATTTCAGGTGCCACAATATTGGGTGACGGATCCGTCTCCTTGATCCTAGATATTCAAGGATTGATCACCTCCTTTTTACGAAGACACGTTGATAGCAACGGTGGTCTCGCTGCATAA
- a CDS encoding response regulator: MTKILAVDDSISIRQMVSHTLMDAGYEVETANDGSDALKKSQMKKFDVVISDVNMPIMGGFDLVRAIRSNPQYKFIPILMLTTETSIEKKQEGKSAGATGWLVKPFNPDTLLKTIKRVI, translated from the coding sequence ATGACGAAGATACTAGCAGTAGACGATTCAATCTCGATCCGTCAGATGGTAAGCCATACATTGATGGACGCAGGTTACGAAGTAGAAACTGCAAACGACGGCAGCGACGCTTTGAAGAAATCACAGATGAAAAAATTTGATGTCGTTATCTCAGACGTCAATATGCCAATTATGGGTGGCTTTGATTTAGTCCGAGCCATTCGTTCCAACCCTCAATATAAGTTCATTCCCATTTTAATGCTTACTACCGAAACCAGCATTGAGAAAAAACAAGAAGGTAAATCCGCTGGAGCGACGGGTTGGCTGGTAAAACCTTTCAACCCAGACACCTTGCTCAAAACAATTAAGCGAGTGATTTAA
- a CDS encoding lipid asymmetry maintenance protein MlaB has translation MQCQLDESLEISNVLNSKIEYQQWLDNHELLIIDASSVSRIDAAGLQALASLFLTAKQTHTEIRLINVADKLSDGIELLALTNIFES, from the coding sequence ATGCAATGTCAATTAGATGAATCATTAGAAATCAGTAATGTCCTAAATTCAAAGATTGAATATCAACAATGGCTTGATAATCATGAACTGCTCATTATAGACGCCTCGTCGGTATCAAGAATAGATGCGGCAGGCCTTCAAGCGCTCGCCTCCTTATTCTTAACGGCAAAGCAAACTCATACAGAAATCCGGTTGATTAATGTGGCAGACAAATTATCAGACGGTATCGAGTTGCTTGCCCTTACCAATATATTTGAAAGTTAG
- a CDS encoding GNAT family N-acetyltransferase, translating into MQLDYLIALSTQAKQRHHRFGIELIGSQEWSLELIEQFLQHEGRTNTYKLGGEAVTWAKPFPKNGGAQILGHDVDCVVYDAIDGLDANSLTASAGTIVGGGALIVINRHSRESHSGHRTGQNEPGQQWLDTCFSKTNQISEDGFPSNPVSQDKRHLKDKTAALATITLTEGEAKEPTSIDYSDQQESIARICKVVEGHRKRPFVLTADRGRGKSASLGLAAALLMKKRDMSILVTAPSPKSVNTLFKHAELNLEGAVRTKHQLTYRNSSIQFVAPDELLSSRPSCDLLLVDEAAAIPVPMLKEITAQYHRLVFSSTVHGYEGCGRGFTIRFLPWLEKARPGTHTLHMSHPMRWAKNDPLENWLFDSFLLNAELPKLATGNSNCLPEFRLITQKELLSDTELLRTCFSLLVNAHYQTSPNDLLHLLSDGSVVLYGAFKLGKCVACITTVKEGRLEADVIDDVAIGKRRPKGHLVPTTIVNHLGYSEVGKFHCHRVMRIAVHPLLQRQGIGSQFIGWLVSDVESDDAYVATSFGANSYLLDFWIQCGFQPIWLGSSKDQASGCFSVLMVHIASQTPHRWAMECQAYWLQQFVVLLASTYRNLDAGIVTRLLNFATSTPLTDRELNHLRNYVSGGASMDSIIAIGRKLLLNANTLHDQAPLTVAFFQLQDWSYLCSHFGFSGRKQAELEIRKSLSELLSQFTV; encoded by the coding sequence ATGCAACTTGATTATCTGATTGCGTTATCGACACAAGCAAAACAGCGCCACCACCGATTCGGCATTGAATTAATCGGAAGCCAAGAGTGGTCTTTAGAGCTTATTGAGCAGTTTTTGCAGCATGAAGGTAGAACTAATACATACAAGTTAGGTGGTGAAGCGGTGACATGGGCAAAGCCGTTTCCTAAAAATGGTGGGGCTCAGATTCTAGGTCATGACGTCGATTGCGTTGTTTACGATGCCATTGATGGGCTAGATGCCAATAGCTTAACCGCCAGCGCAGGAACAATTGTTGGCGGTGGCGCGTTAATTGTTATAAACCGACATTCTCGTGAAAGCCATTCTGGTCATAGAACTGGGCAGAATGAACCGGGGCAACAATGGCTGGATACGTGTTTCAGCAAAACTAATCAAATAAGTGAAGATGGCTTTCCTTCAAATCCCGTTTCTCAAGACAAGCGACATCTCAAAGACAAAACCGCAGCGCTTGCAACCATTACCCTGACCGAGGGTGAGGCAAAAGAACCAACATCCATCGATTACTCAGACCAGCAAGAATCAATCGCAAGAATCTGCAAAGTCGTAGAGGGCCATCGAAAGCGTCCGTTTGTATTAACCGCTGATCGAGGTCGTGGCAAAAGTGCCTCGCTAGGTTTGGCCGCTGCGTTATTGATGAAAAAAAGAGATATGTCGATTCTCGTTACCGCGCCATCCCCTAAATCAGTCAATACGCTTTTTAAGCATGCGGAGCTAAATCTTGAAGGGGCGGTGCGAACAAAGCATCAACTAACGTATCGAAACTCAAGTATCCAATTTGTCGCCCCTGATGAATTGCTCTCATCACGACCAAGCTGCGATTTATTATTAGTGGACGAAGCGGCCGCCATTCCCGTTCCAATGCTAAAAGAAATCACCGCTCAGTATCATCGCTTGGTTTTTTCGAGCACGGTTCATGGTTACGAAGGCTGTGGTAGAGGTTTTACTATTCGTTTTTTACCTTGGCTTGAAAAAGCACGACCAGGTACTCACACCTTACATATGTCGCACCCGATGCGTTGGGCTAAAAACGATCCTTTAGAGAACTGGCTTTTCGATAGCTTTCTTTTGAATGCTGAATTACCTAAGTTAGCTACCGGCAATTCGAATTGTTTGCCCGAATTTCGTTTGATTACTCAAAAGGAACTGCTCTCGGATACGGAGTTACTTCGAACGTGTTTTTCTTTGCTGGTTAATGCGCACTATCAAACATCGCCTAATGACTTGTTGCACCTTTTGTCTGACGGGAGCGTTGTATTATACGGCGCATTTAAACTTGGAAAATGCGTTGCATGCATTACAACGGTAAAAGAAGGACGGCTAGAAGCTGATGTAATCGATGATGTAGCAATAGGAAAAAGACGACCGAAAGGGCACTTAGTTCCAACGACCATCGTTAATCATCTCGGCTATTCTGAAGTAGGCAAGTTTCACTGTCATCGAGTGATGAGAATTGCGGTGCATCCTTTACTACAAAGACAGGGTATTGGTTCGCAGTTTATTGGTTGGCTAGTGTCTGACGTTGAGTCGGATGACGCTTATGTCGCGACGAGCTTTGGCGCTAATTCTTATCTACTCGATTTTTGGATTCAATGCGGTTTCCAGCCGATTTGGCTTGGAAGTAGTAAAGATCAAGCCAGTGGTTGTTTTTCAGTATTGATGGTTCATATTGCAAGTCAGACTCCGCATCGTTGGGCAATGGAATGTCAGGCGTATTGGTTACAACAATTTGTAGTCTTGCTAGCAAGTACCTATCGTAACTTAGACGCCGGTATCGTGACACGTTTACTTAATTTTGCTACGAGCACGCCACTCACCGACAGAGAGTTAAATCACTTACGTAATTATGTCTCGGGTGGGGCTAGCATGGATTCCATTATCGCTATCGGTCGTAAGTTGCTTTTGAACGCGAATACTCTTCATGACCAAGCGCCTCTCACTGTGGCTTTCTTTCAATTGCAAGATTGGTCTTATCTTTGTTCTCACTTTGGCTTTTCTGGCAGAAAGCAGGCCGAGTTGGAAATTAGAAAGTCACTGAGCGAATTACTCAGTCAATTTACAGTGTAA
- a CDS encoding ParB/RepB/Spo0J family partition protein: MAIKTSDLNAKLFGKTNKRRATSPQEAQTAVKEKANVIELAVAGEDLVSFELVRIPAADVATKTTVFAENSREQSFLNPHALSDILSTLEERGQQYPAVGRKNSDGTIEVLDGSRRRMSCILANKDFLVYVADDINSNHAKFLSDVANAHKPLSLYERGREMQAKLNSHEAEDQKALAQIFQCSEALVSGALKAAALPRELLQAYPNVSDLGRPTIVKLHKQFYSLSDSERTILLKKCHSANGYVWQQSQSHGVARITKEVTEQIEAWIEELKPTPVKEKPNKVELVKGLANYTRKGDTLAINLKKVDDKTMADILSFLEDKMK; this comes from the coding sequence ATGGCAATTAAAACATCAGATCTAAACGCTAAACTGTTTGGAAAAACGAACAAGCGCCGCGCGACCTCTCCACAAGAAGCGCAGACAGCGGTAAAAGAAAAAGCGAATGTAATTGAACTGGCTGTTGCTGGTGAAGACTTAGTATCGTTTGAATTAGTACGCATTCCAGCAGCAGACGTTGCAACGAAAACGACCGTTTTTGCGGAAAATTCGCGTGAGCAATCCTTTTTAAACCCGCATGCTTTGTCGGATATTTTATCGACTCTAGAAGAAAGAGGGCAACAATACCCCGCTGTCGGACGCAAAAACTCGGATGGAACGATTGAAGTTCTTGATGGTAGCCGTCGTCGTATGTCATGTATTTTGGCGAACAAAGACTTCTTAGTTTATGTTGCTGACGACATTAACTCTAACCATGCTAAGTTTCTTTCCGATGTTGCCAATGCACACAAGCCGTTGTCACTGTATGAGCGTGGCCGAGAAATGCAGGCCAAGCTGAATAGCCATGAAGCGGAAGATCAAAAAGCGCTGGCGCAAATTTTTCAGTGCAGTGAAGCATTGGTGAGTGGTGCATTAAAAGCGGCGGCATTGCCTCGTGAACTTTTGCAGGCTTACCCTAATGTGAGCGATCTAGGACGCCCAACAATCGTAAAGCTGCATAAACAGTTTTATTCATTGAGCGACTCTGAACGCACTATTTTACTTAAGAAATGCCACAGTGCGAACGGATACGTTTGGCAACAGAGTCAGAGCCACGGTGTTGCACGCATTACAAAAGAAGTAACCGAGCAAATTGAAGCCTGGATTGAAGAGTTAAAACCAACGCCTGTTAAAGAAAAGCCCAATAAAGTCGAACTTGTTAAAGGGCTTGCTAACTACACTCGCAAAGGCGATACGTTAGCTATTAATCTAAAAAAGGTCGACGATAAGACGATGGCCGATATCTTGAGCTTCCTTGAAGACAAAATGAAATAG
- a CDS encoding ParA family protein produces MKREKTIESLNRLAELTQQVQADRIEIVLEERSDDHFPPMSKALMETRSGLTRRKLDEAINKLEAEGHQFTKNNANHYSISLQEAHMLMDAANVPKFHERKQSSNNKPWIVNVQNQKGGTGKSMTAVHLAACLALNLDKRYRICLIDLDPQGSLRLFLNPQISISEHDNIYSAVDIMLDNVPDDVEVDREFLKKNVLLPTQYPNLKTISAFPEDAMFNAEAWQSLSQNQSLDIVKLLKEKLIDKIGDEFDVIMIDTGPHVDPLVWNAMYASNALLIPCAAKRLDWASTVNFFQHLPTVYEMFPDDWKGLEFVRLMPTMFEDDNKKQVSVLTEMNYLLADQVMMATIPRSRAFETCADTYSTVFDLTVGDFEGGKKTLSTAQDAVQKSALELERVLHSHWASLNKES; encoded by the coding sequence ATGAAACGAGAAAAGACGATAGAAAGCCTGAATCGACTTGCGGAATTAACACAGCAAGTACAAGCAGACCGTATTGAGATTGTATTAGAAGAGCGAAGTGATGATCATTTTCCGCCGATGTCTAAAGCATTAATGGAAACTCGCTCTGGTTTGACACGTCGAAAATTAGACGAAGCAATCAACAAGCTTGAGGCGGAAGGGCACCAGTTTACTAAGAACAACGCTAATCATTATTCTATTTCACTGCAAGAAGCACATATGTTGATGGATGCGGCGAACGTACCGAAATTTCATGAGCGTAAGCAAAGCAGCAATAACAAGCCTTGGATTGTAAACGTACAAAACCAAAAAGGTGGTACAGGTAAGTCGATGACGGCTGTGCATTTAGCGGCTTGTTTAGCACTAAACTTAGATAAGCGTTACCGCATTTGCTTAATCGATTTAGATCCTCAAGGTTCGTTACGTCTTTTCTTAAATCCTCAAATTAGTATTTCAGAGCACGATAACATCTATTCTGCTGTTGATATCATGTTAGATAATGTGCCAGATGACGTTGAAGTAGACCGCGAATTCTTGAAGAAAAATGTCCTACTTCCGACTCAATACCCAAATCTTAAAACGATTTCGGCATTCCCTGAAGACGCAATGTTTAACGCAGAAGCGTGGCAGAGCCTTTCTCAGAATCAGTCATTGGACATAGTTAAACTGTTAAAAGAGAAACTTATCGACAAAATTGGCGATGAATTTGATGTCATTATGATTGATACCGGCCCTCATGTTGATCCATTGGTTTGGAACGCCATGTACGCGTCAAATGCACTATTAATCCCTTGCGCGGCAAAACGTCTAGATTGGGCATCAACGGTTAACTTCTTCCAACATCTACCAACGGTTTACGAGATGTTCCCGGATGATTGGAAGGGCTTGGAGTTTGTACGTTTGATGCCAACCATGTTCGAAGACGATAACAAGAAGCAGGTTTCTGTTCTTACAGAAATGAACTACTTGCTCGCTGATCAAGTCATGATGGCGACGATTCCACGTAGCCGAGCATTTGAAACCTGTGCGGATACCTATAGTACAGTCTTTGATCTGACGGTTGGTGATTTCGAAGGGGGTAAAAAGACACTTTCTACGGCCCAAGATGCGGTACAGAAAAGTGCATTAGAATTAGAACGCGTGCTTCATAGTCATTGGGCGTCGCTGAATAAGGAGTCTTAA
- a CDS encoding replication initiator protein RctB domain-containing protein, whose product MTSEEKILIKAPRSHKDGHLFLVSEQTVDWIEQYQHFKGVTKSIVELLNLISLRGFSSKDGYVSTTELIEATEGQLTRAAIQQRLRAAVSIGLFKQAGVKFEQGLAGKTMLHSFVNPSQLISVLGATSLMTESSKLSEKQKRSKALAQTQVNRRLLTEHGLNIPPSMKDESEQFVVSPTNWAGIIDQALAPPRTRKSYQKSMVSISGSRAVIETRSSKNIMTVDDLMTLFALFTLTVQYHEHHQEDYQLNGKQVPNKTPLYITDILSLRGKKDSGPARDSIRESIDRIEFTDFQLHELTGRWMSENMPEGFKSDRFRFLARTITASEEAPQENEAGEIRIKPNLYILVWEPSFYEELLTKDYFFLFPPEILRQHTLVFQLYSFFRSRMSRRFTDSMLLSELNQKLARNIDWRRFSMELIRELKKLSEGEISEMVFTVNLWGYHLTVNSIVDKGKVVDYQVDIRCDVDEVLRFARARMTNAGKRNMAPTLPNPLRHEMVSTQKLAELAEIIDGEFEPIQRRPSSPKGRLGRRVKQRKHLVEINADELTITLSKYTSPEALERSITALSAMTGHSASSIQDECQELIEKLDWLRVGEEPIPYETLSKTIELFNSQSNTKHLSIERLIGGLAVRRKICKQILDGHIDESVIRVLDEVAVGI is encoded by the coding sequence ATGACTTCAGAAGAAAAGATCTTAATTAAAGCCCCTCGAAGCCATAAAGATGGGCACTTATTTTTGGTCAGTGAACAAACCGTAGATTGGATTGAGCAATATCAACACTTTAAAGGTGTCACAAAAAGTATTGTGGAATTGCTCAACCTCATTTCACTAAGAGGTTTCTCAAGCAAAGATGGCTATGTATCAACAACCGAGTTGATTGAAGCTACTGAAGGTCAATTAACCCGAGCTGCGATACAGCAACGCCTTAGAGCAGCGGTAAGTATCGGTTTATTTAAACAGGCTGGCGTAAAGTTTGAACAAGGCTTAGCGGGTAAAACGATGCTGCACAGTTTCGTAAATCCAAGCCAGCTGATTTCAGTATTAGGGGCAACGAGCCTTATGACTGAATCCAGTAAATTGAGTGAAAAGCAAAAACGTTCCAAAGCGTTGGCACAAACTCAAGTTAATCGACGTTTATTAACCGAACATGGTTTGAATATTCCTCCTTCAATGAAAGATGAATCTGAGCAATTTGTTGTATCCCCAACAAATTGGGCGGGTATTATAGATCAGGCTCTTGCTCCTCCTAGAACTCGGAAAAGTTATCAAAAATCAATGGTATCTATTTCAGGTAGTCGTGCAGTTATCGAAACAAGATCGTCGAAAAATATCATGACGGTTGATGATCTAATGACGTTGTTTGCGTTGTTTACGTTAACGGTGCAGTACCATGAACACCATCAGGAAGACTATCAGCTAAACGGCAAGCAAGTTCCGAACAAAACGCCATTATACATCACCGATATCCTGTCTCTACGTGGCAAAAAAGACAGTGGTCCAGCACGAGACTCAATCAGAGAAAGTATCGATCGTATCGAATTTACAGACTTTCAACTGCATGAGTTGACTGGCCGTTGGATGAGCGAAAACATGCCTGAAGGCTTCAAGAGTGATCGTTTTCGCTTCTTAGCTCGAACAATTACCGCCTCTGAAGAAGCTCCGCAAGAAAACGAAGCCGGCGAGATCAGAATTAAACCCAATTTATATATTTTAGTTTGGGAACCCTCTTTTTACGAAGAGTTGCTTACGAAAGATTACTTTTTCTTGTTCCCGCCAGAGATATTGCGTCAGCATACTTTGGTTTTCCAACTCTATTCGTTCTTCAGAAGCCGTATGTCACGCCGTTTTACCGACAGCATGCTACTGAGCGAATTAAACCAAAAGTTGGCTCGTAACATTGATTGGCGTCGTTTCTCTATGGAATTGATCAGAGAGTTGAAGAAGCTTTCTGAAGGTGAGATTTCTGAGATGGTCTTCACGGTTAATCTATGGGGCTACCATTTAACGGTGAACAGCATTGTTGATAAAGGAAAAGTCGTTGATTACCAGGTAGATATTAGATGTGACGTCGACGAGGTCTTGCGCTTTGCTCGTGCTCGTATGACCAATGCTGGCAAACGAAATATGGCGCCAACCTTACCTAACCCATTACGACATGAAATGGTCTCGACCCAAAAGTTGGCTGAGCTTGCTGAAATTATTGATGGTGAGTTTGAACCTATTCAAAGACGACCATCGTCACCAAAGGGCCGTTTAGGACGCCGAGTGAAGCAGCGTAAACACCTTGTGGAAATTAACGCAGACGAGCTGACGATTACTTTGTCAAAATATACCTCACCAGAGGCTCTAGAGCGCAGCATAACGGCGTTATCTGCAATGACAGGGCATTCAGCGAGTTCTATTCAAGATGAGTGTCAGGAGCTCATAGAGAAGCTCGATTGGCTGAGAGTCGGTGAAGAACCTATCCCATACGAAACTCTGAGTAAGACGATCGAGCTATTTAATAGCCAATCGAATACTAAACATCTATCGATTGAACGGCTCATTGGTGGCTTAGCGGTGCGACGTAAGATCTGTAAGCAGATACTGGATGGTCATATCGATGAATCGGTTATTCGGGTATTAGATGAAGTCGCGGTGGGTATTTAA
- a CDS encoding PA3496 family putative envelope integrity protein, giving the protein MSINSIDHNEMTRIAEKWDLHDEDTPKSSNKQMKSAEARRRIEALREIRESGLTMEEAEELGLIHH; this is encoded by the coding sequence ATGTCCATTAATTCTATTGACCATAATGAAATGACTCGGATTGCTGAAAAGTGGGATCTTCATGACGAAGACACCCCTAAATCATCAAACAAACAAATGAAATCTGCTGAAGCGCGTCGAAGAATCGAAGCGTTAAGAGAAATAAGAGAAAGCGGTTTGACCATGGAAGAGGCGGAAGAGCTTGGTTTGATTCATCACTGA
- a CDS encoding DUF3283 family protein, translating to MPFNLSLLPSDEKNKVEIDKQASFLVWKIKQAQAGPEALMEHRKTLKSEPECELFDQSVQKYKRVMGLA from the coding sequence ATGCCGTTTAATTTGTCTCTTCTCCCGTCTGATGAGAAGAATAAGGTCGAGATCGATAAGCAAGCATCGTTTCTTGTTTGGAAAATTAAGCAAGCTCAAGCCGGCCCTGAAGCGCTGATGGAACACCGAAAAACCTTAAAAAGTGAACCTGAATGCGAGCTGTTTGACCAATCTGTGCAAAAGTATAAGCGGGTGATGGGACTTGCTTGA